The Thermotoga sp. Ku-13t genomic sequence ACTCGGAGTCGGTGGAGAAGTCATCGCCTACATCTGGTGAGGAGGTGAAGATCATGTCCAAGCTTGCAAAGAAACCGATACCGATACCAGCTGGTGTCAACGTTCAGTTGGAAGCGGACACGATAACAGTTAAAGGGCCCAAAGGAACGTTATCACAAAAGTTATCCCCATATGTGAAGGTTGAAATAGAAGACGATAAGATCTGGGTTAGACAGAACGAGGAAAAGATGGTGAGGAGATCTTTCAGAAGGGTTTTGAAGATGTTCCAGGGTACCTACTGGTCGTTGATAAGGAACATGATCGTTGGTGTGACAACCGGTTTTGAAAAACAACTCGAAATCATAGGGGTTGGTTACAGGGCGCAGGCGCAGGGAAACAAATTGACGTTGCAGGTTGGTTACACACATCCTGTCGTCCTCGAGGCACCTGCAGGCGTGAGTGTCGAAACACCATCGCCGAACCTCATCGTTGTACGGGGAGCAGACAAACAAAAAGTTGGCCAATTTGCTGCGACGATCAGATCTTACAGAGAGGTCAATGTCTACACGGGTAAGGGTATCAAGTACAAGGACGAAGTGGTGAGAAGAAAAGAAGGTAAGAAAGCATAAAGGGGGCATTTGACGTGATAAAGAGAGAGGATCGAAACCTGAAGAGGATCAGAAGGCATCTCAGAATCAGAAAAAAGATCAAGGGTACACCAGAGAGGCCTCGTTTGGCTGTCTTCAGGAGTGAAAAGCACATCTACGCGCAAATAATTGACGATACGAAAGGTCACACGCTCGTCGCGGCTTCCACGCTCGATAAAGAACTCCGTGGAAAGCTCGTAAAGACTTACAACGTTGAAGCGGCGAAGGAAGTAGGAAGACTGATAGCTCAACGCGCATTGAGTTTGGGCATCAAGAAGGTCGTCTTCGATCGCGGTGGTTTCAAATATCACGGCAGGATCAGGGCACTGGCTGATGCGGCAAGGGAAGCAGGATTGGAATTCTGAGGAGGTGTGAAGAATGGTGGATGAAATACTGGAAGAAGAAATTATAAAGAAAGAATCCGAGGAGTTTGAAGAGCGTATCATTGAGATAAGAAGGACAGCTAAGGTCACAAAAGGTGGAAAAACTCTCAGCTTCAGGGTTCTGGCAGTCGTAGGGAATAGAAAAGGCAAAGTGGGCATCGGAATAGGAAAAGCACGAGAAGTGCCGGATGCCATGAGGAAGGCGCTGAGTGCTGCCCGTTCGTCCCTGATCGATGTCCCGATCTACAGAGGCACGATACCGCACGAAGTCACCGCAAAACAGGATGCGTCTGTTGTTCTGCTGAAACCTGCTGCACCAGGTACGGGAATCATAGCTGGATCGGTCGTCAGAGCCGTTGTCGAGCTTGCAGGCATCCAGAACGTGCTCACCAAAGCACTGGGCTCGACGAATCCAGTGAATCTGGCGTTAGCCACTGTAAAAGCTTTGAAGAGTCTCGTCCCACCAGATAAAGCGGCAAAGTTGAGAGATCTGAGTGTGAGGCAGGTCATTTACGGTGCAAAGAAGGAGGCTTGAGCCATGGAGAAACTCGTTGTGGAACTTATCAAGAGTCCAATTGGTTACAAGTACGATCAGAAAGCAACGTTGAAGGCACTCGGACTGAGGAAACTTCATGACAGGGTGATTAAGCCAAAAACACCGCAGATACTCGGTATGCTCGAGAAAGTTAAACACTTAGTCAAAGTTGAAGAGATTTCGGAGGAGGAATGAAACATGGCGTTGAGGCTCGAAGATCTCAAGCCCACACCTGGCTCGGTGAAAAAGCCCAAGAGGGTTGGTAGAGGAATAGGTTCTGGCCACGGTAAGACATCCGGTAGGGGTCACAAAGGTCAAAAAGCCAGGGGCACGGGAAAGGTTCATCCTTGGCATGAAGGCGGACAGACGCCTTTGCACAGAAGGCTGCCAAAAGTTGGATTCAAGAGTTTCGTTCACAAGGACTACGCTGTGGTGAACTTGAGAACGCTCGAAGAAAAGTTCGAAGCCAACGAAGAAGTTACACCGGAAAAGCTGATCCAGCTCGGCGTGGTGAAAAAACTGAAAGATGGTGTGAAGATCTTGGGAGACGGCGAACTGACGAAACCCCTGATTGTGAAAGCTCACGCGTTCAGCGAGAG encodes the following:
- the rpmD gene encoding 50S ribosomal protein L30, with the translated sequence MEKLVVELIKSPIGYKYDQKATLKALGLRKLHDRVIKPKTPQILGMLEKVKHLVKVEEISEEE
- the rplO gene encoding 50S ribosomal protein L15, which gives rise to MRLEDLKPTPGSVKKPKRVGRGIGSGHGKTSGRGHKGQKARGTGKVHPWHEGGQTPLHRRLPKVGFKSFVHKDYAVVNLRTLEEKFEANEEVTPEKLIQLGVVKKLKDGVKILGDGELTKPLIVKAHAFSESAKKAIEAVGGRAEVI
- the rpsE gene encoding 30S ribosomal protein S5; the protein is MVDEILEEEIIKKESEEFEERIIEIRRTAKVTKGGKTLSFRVLAVVGNRKGKVGIGIGKAREVPDAMRKALSAARSSLIDVPIYRGTIPHEVTAKQDASVVLLKPAAPGTGIIAGSVVRAVVELAGIQNVLTKALGSTNPVNLALATVKALKSLVPPDKAAKLRDLSVRQVIYGAKKEA
- the rplR gene encoding 50S ribosomal protein L18, whose translation is MIKREDRNLKRIRRHLRIRKKIKGTPERPRLAVFRSEKHIYAQIIDDTKGHTLVAASTLDKELRGKLVKTYNVEAAKEVGRLIAQRALSLGIKKVVFDRGGFKYHGRIRALADAAREAGLEF
- the rplF gene encoding 50S ribosomal protein L6, whose protein sequence is MSKLAKKPIPIPAGVNVQLEADTITVKGPKGTLSQKLSPYVKVEIEDDKIWVRQNEEKMVRRSFRRVLKMFQGTYWSLIRNMIVGVTTGFEKQLEIIGVGYRAQAQGNKLTLQVGYTHPVVLEAPAGVSVETPSPNLIVVRGADKQKVGQFAATIRSYREVNVYTGKGIKYKDEVVRRKEGKKA